The following proteins are co-located in the Paludibaculum fermentans genome:
- a CDS encoding ABC transporter permease, translated as MSLWRQLSRGLRTLTNRNAADQAIDDEIEHFLEESAAAFTAKGLPPEEARRAARLELGASLSAREEVRAYGWENRVDNLWADLRYAGRTLTGNPGFTAVSILTLALGIGASTAIFSVVDAVLLRSLPYPEPQQIVRIWEQAPNGHRINLADGNFDDFLRQNHTFAALAAYNERPASVSGGSEPARVKWSEVSSGFFGTFGVKPLRGRVFSPDESRTQGTPAVIVSFPFWQRYFGGADDLAPLHLKIEGKDYAVAGVMPEGFDYPAGNALWTPVELQSQSQSRSAHNWRGIGRIRAGVTLVQARQDLSVIARRIRAEYGKKVDLQDAAVLPLGKALVGDVQTALLTLLGAVGLLLLVACANVAGLLVARGAARRKELALRVALGAGRGRLLQQFLVESLALSLAGGTLGVLLAAWAVRLLPAILPANLPRQQGIVMNTGVLLFALAATFAVGAALGALAAWRAGRGNVQQALASGSRAYTGTGASQRLRGVVVTGEIAATLVILIAAGLLGRSFLRLVSTSPGFHAGNLITMQFSVPIETEQNGALGPDAVARQARLLERVSARLQALPGVESVGVSGAMPVAEGDNLAEGGFLILNGRKPPADFEEFQRMGQNSGQTGHALYAVAGEEYFRAMGIPLVRGRMFAAQDQADAQHVAVISEALARQRWPGQDPLGQVLEFGNMDGNLKPLTVVGLVGDVRARGLDAPPGPVVYVNYRQRGMNLNSTPTLLLRTAAPVKEVVQQARAIVQEMAPDVPLKFSTFEEQMSGWLADRRFLLLLVGLFAAAALSLAAIGIYGVVAFSVARRTQEIGIRVAMGARRGDILRLVVGEGARLAMLGAAIGIAASLLITRLLTTLLFGISSTDPVTFAGVALLLGLVAVLASYLPARRAMRLDPNSALRYE; from the coding sequence ATGTCGCTGTGGCGCCAACTCTCCCGCGGCCTGCGCACGCTGACGAACCGGAATGCCGCCGACCAGGCGATCGACGACGAGATTGAGCATTTCCTGGAAGAATCCGCCGCCGCCTTCACGGCAAAGGGCCTTCCGCCCGAAGAGGCCCGCCGGGCCGCGCGCCTGGAGCTCGGCGCATCCCTGTCGGCCCGGGAGGAGGTGCGCGCCTACGGTTGGGAGAACCGCGTCGACAACCTCTGGGCCGACCTGCGCTATGCGGGCCGGACTCTGACCGGCAACCCGGGTTTCACTGCTGTCAGTATCCTCACCCTGGCCCTGGGCATTGGGGCGTCGACTGCCATCTTTTCCGTTGTCGATGCCGTGCTGTTGCGTTCGCTGCCCTATCCGGAGCCGCAGCAGATCGTCCGAATCTGGGAGCAGGCTCCAAATGGCCACCGCATCAATCTCGCGGATGGCAACTTCGACGACTTCCTGAGGCAGAACCATACTTTTGCCGCACTGGCTGCTTATAACGAGCGTCCGGCCTCGGTTTCGGGCGGCAGCGAGCCGGCGCGGGTCAAATGGTCGGAAGTGTCCAGCGGATTCTTCGGCACTTTTGGCGTCAAGCCGCTGCGTGGGCGGGTCTTCTCTCCCGATGAGAGCCGGACCCAGGGAACCCCCGCGGTGATCGTCAGCTTCCCCTTCTGGCAGCGCTACTTTGGGGGCGCGGACGATCTTGCGCCGCTCCATTTGAAGATCGAGGGCAAGGACTACGCCGTGGCCGGCGTGATGCCGGAGGGGTTCGACTATCCGGCCGGCAATGCGCTGTGGACGCCGGTGGAACTTCAGTCGCAATCGCAGAGTCGCTCCGCACACAATTGGCGCGGCATTGGGCGGATCCGGGCTGGCGTCACGCTGGTGCAGGCGCGTCAGGACCTGAGCGTCATCGCGCGCCGCATCCGCGCTGAGTACGGGAAGAAGGTGGATCTGCAGGATGCCGCGGTGTTGCCGCTGGGCAAGGCGCTGGTGGGCGATGTGCAGACCGCGCTGCTGACCTTGCTGGGCGCGGTGGGCTTGCTGCTGCTGGTGGCGTGCGCGAACGTGGCCGGCCTGTTGGTGGCTCGTGGTGCGGCCCGGCGCAAGGAACTGGCGCTACGTGTCGCCCTGGGCGCCGGGCGCGGCCGGCTGTTGCAGCAGTTTCTGGTGGAATCGCTGGCGCTCTCCCTGGCCGGTGGCACGCTGGGCGTTCTTCTGGCGGCCTGGGCGGTGCGGCTGCTACCGGCGATCCTCCCCGCAAATCTGCCCCGGCAGCAGGGCATCGTCATGAATACGGGGGTGCTGCTGTTCGCTCTCGCCGCGACCTTCGCGGTGGGTGCTGCCCTGGGCGCGCTGGCCGCCTGGCGGGCCGGACGCGGCAACGTGCAGCAGGCGCTTGCCTCGGGTTCCCGGGCCTATACCGGCACGGGCGCCAGCCAACGGCTGCGCGGCGTCGTCGTGACCGGTGAGATTGCAGCGACGCTGGTGATCCTCATCGCGGCCGGACTGCTGGGCCGCAGCTTCCTGCGTCTGGTTTCGACGAGCCCCGGGTTTCACGCCGGCAACCTGATCACGATGCAGTTTTCGGTGCCCATCGAGACGGAGCAGAACGGCGCGCTGGGGCCGGACGCGGTGGCGCGCCAGGCTCGTCTGCTGGAACGTGTCTCCGCGCGCTTGCAGGCGTTGCCCGGAGTGGAGTCCGTCGGCGTCTCCGGTGCGATGCCGGTGGCCGAGGGGGACAACCTGGCCGAAGGCGGTTTCCTGATTCTCAATGGCCGGAAGCCTCCTGCCGATTTCGAGGAGTTCCAGCGCATGGGCCAGAACTCCGGCCAGACGGGGCACGCCCTGTATGCGGTGGCTGGAGAAGAGTACTTCCGCGCAATGGGGATTCCGCTGGTGCGTGGACGGATGTTCGCGGCCCAGGATCAGGCGGACGCCCAACACGTCGCTGTGATCAGCGAAGCGCTGGCGCGGCAGCGGTGGCCCGGGCAGGACCCGCTGGGCCAGGTGCTGGAGTTCGGCAATATGGACGGGAACCTGAAGCCGCTCACCGTGGTCGGATTAGTGGGCGATGTCCGTGCACGCGGCCTCGATGCACCGCCGGGCCCGGTGGTCTACGTCAACTACCGGCAGCGCGGGATGAACCTGAACTCGACGCCGACGCTTCTGCTGCGCACCGCCGCACCGGTGAAGGAGGTCGTGCAGCAGGCGCGGGCGATCGTTCAGGAGATGGCGCCCGACGTTCCGCTCAAGTTCTCGACCTTCGAGGAACAGATGAGCGGCTGGCTGGCCGACCGCCGGTTCCTGCTCCTGCTCGTCGGCCTCTTCGCGGCAGCGGCGCTGTCACTGGCGGCGATCGGGATCTACGGCGTCGTCGCGTTTTCCGTGGCTCGGCGGACGCAGGAGATCGGCATCCGTGTCGCGATGGGGGCCCGGCGCGGTGACATTCTTCGGTTGGTGGTGGGGGAGGGGGCTCGACTCGCCATGCTCGGCGCGGCCATCGGCATCGCCGCCTCCCTGCTGATCACGAGGCTGTTGACCACTCTCCTGTTCGGGATCAGCAGCACCGATCCCGTCACCTTTGCAGGCGTCGCGCTGCTTCTGGGGTTGGTAGCCGTGCTGGCGTCTTATCTACCGGCGCGGCGCGCCATGCGGCTGGATCCCAATAGCGCGCTGAGGTATGAGTAA
- a CDS encoding Hsp70 family protein yields the protein MRILGIDLGTTNCGFASTSADADTAVELFAIPQLTNPGEVQAEPLLESALYLAREGEFAEGALDLPWLEGNRTITGRLAARRGVETLGRLVTSAKSWLSYTGADRTAAILPVNAPDGAPRVSPVEASQRYLEHMKAAWDYQHPDEPFTDQQVVLTVPASFDEAARQLTQKAAEQAGYRNLILLEEPQAAFYAWLERHENWRESVQPGDLILVIDVGGGTTDFTLISVTESAGSLQLERVAVGDHLLLGGDNMDLALAHSAAARMGKLDAMQFHTLWQQCRLAKENLLSNDELQEAPLTILGRGSSLIGGTIKGKLTRSEVETTLVDGFFPVVSSHDMPARQRRSGLMEVGLPYEPDAAITRHLARFLRRDATGMACPTHVLFNGGVFRARHLRERVLEVLNAFLGEEGKPPVISLEGDDLMHAVARGAAYYGRARQGRGIRIRGGVPRTYYIGIESAMPAVPGFAAPMKALTVVPFGMEEGTGTKVPNREFALVVGEPAEFRFFSSSARKHDDAGTLLEEIDSDLEEIAPIQVHLEGQEGQMVRVSLEAHVTETGVLELWCVARDGRRWKLEFQVRDAGQKRKP from the coding sequence GTGCGAATTCTTGGTATCGACCTCGGCACCACAAACTGCGGGTTTGCCTCGACGTCCGCTGATGCGGACACCGCGGTGGAACTGTTTGCGATCCCGCAACTGACGAATCCTGGCGAGGTGCAGGCCGAACCACTGCTGGAGTCGGCTCTGTATCTGGCCCGGGAAGGTGAATTCGCGGAAGGCGCGCTGGACCTGCCGTGGCTCGAAGGCAACCGGACCATCACGGGCCGGCTGGCGGCGCGCCGCGGGGTCGAAACGCTGGGCCGGCTGGTCACCTCGGCCAAGTCCTGGCTGTCGTATACAGGCGCGGACCGGACCGCCGCGATCCTACCGGTGAATGCACCGGACGGGGCTCCGCGCGTGTCTCCAGTCGAGGCCAGCCAGCGCTACCTGGAGCACATGAAGGCCGCCTGGGACTACCAGCATCCGGATGAGCCGTTCACAGACCAGCAAGTCGTGCTCACGGTGCCCGCCTCGTTCGACGAAGCGGCGCGCCAGTTGACCCAGAAGGCCGCCGAGCAGGCGGGCTACCGCAACCTGATCCTGCTGGAAGAGCCGCAGGCCGCGTTTTACGCGTGGCTGGAACGGCATGAGAACTGGCGCGAGAGCGTCCAGCCGGGCGATCTGATCCTGGTGATCGACGTCGGCGGCGGCACCACGGATTTCACCCTGATCAGCGTCACGGAAAGCGCCGGTTCGCTGCAGCTCGAACGCGTAGCCGTGGGCGACCATCTGCTGCTGGGCGGCGACAACATGGATCTGGCCCTAGCTCATTCCGCCGCCGCGCGCATGGGCAAGCTCGACGCCATGCAGTTCCACACGTTGTGGCAGCAGTGCCGCCTGGCCAAAGAGAACCTGCTCTCGAACGACGAATTGCAGGAAGCGCCGCTGACCATTCTCGGCCGCGGCTCTTCGCTGATCGGCGGCACCATCAAAGGGAAACTGACGCGCTCTGAAGTCGAGACAACGCTGGTGGACGGCTTCTTCCCCGTCGTCTCATCGCACGACATGCCGGCCCGGCAGCGCCGCTCCGGCCTGATGGAAGTGGGGCTGCCGTACGAACCCGACGCCGCCATCACACGGCACCTGGCGCGGTTCCTGCGGCGCGACGCGACAGGGATGGCGTGCCCGACGCACGTCCTCTTCAATGGCGGCGTCTTCCGCGCGCGCCATCTGCGCGAGCGTGTCCTTGAGGTCTTGAACGCCTTCCTCGGGGAAGAAGGGAAGCCTCCGGTCATTTCGCTGGAAGGCGACGATCTGATGCATGCCGTTGCCCGCGGAGCCGCCTATTACGGCCGCGCGCGGCAAGGACGCGGTATCCGGATTCGCGGCGGCGTTCCACGCACCTATTACATCGGCATCGAATCGGCCATGCCCGCGGTGCCTGGCTTCGCGGCCCCCATGAAGGCTCTGACCGTTGTGCCCTTCGGCATGGAAGAGGGCACGGGCACAAAAGTCCCGAATCGCGAATTCGCCCTCGTGGTGGGCGAGCCGGCGGAGTTCCGGTTCTTCTCGTCCTCGGCGCGCAAGCACGATGACGCGGGGACGCTGCTGGAAGAGATTGATTCCGACCTGGAAGAGATCGCGCCCATCCAGGTCCATCTGGAAGGCCAGGAAGGCCAGATGGTGCGTGTGTCGCTGGAGGCGCACGTGACCGAGACCGGAGTGCTGGAGTTGTGGTGTGTGGCCCGCGATGGCCGCCGCTGGAAGCTCGAGTTTCAGGTGCGCGACGCAGGACAGAAACGAAAACCATGA
- a CDS encoding glucose 1-dehydrogenase: protein MSKLAGKVAVVTGASKGIGAAIAKSLASEGASVIVNYASSKTGADAVVETITAAGGKAVAVGGDVSKAAEAKGLIDAAIQNFGRLDILVNNSGVYEFAPIEGVTEEHFHRIFNINVLGLLLVTQAAVPHLGEGASIINIGSVASSVTPPDTTVYSGTKGAVDAITGVLSKELGPRRIRVNSINPGMVETEGVHTAGFLNSDFAKATVAQTPLGRIGQGHDIATVAAFLASDDSNWLTGEIIRAGGGLH, encoded by the coding sequence ATGAGCAAGCTCGCAGGAAAAGTCGCGGTTGTCACGGGGGCCTCCAAAGGCATCGGCGCCGCCATTGCCAAATCGCTGGCCTCTGAAGGTGCCTCCGTCATCGTCAACTACGCCTCCAGCAAGACCGGCGCGGATGCCGTCGTTGAGACGATTACCGCCGCCGGCGGCAAGGCTGTTGCCGTCGGTGGCGACGTATCAAAGGCCGCGGAAGCCAAGGGACTGATCGACGCCGCCATCCAGAACTTCGGCCGGCTCGACATCCTGGTGAACAACTCGGGCGTCTACGAGTTCGCCCCGATTGAAGGCGTTACGGAAGAGCACTTTCACCGCATCTTCAACATCAACGTTCTTGGCCTCCTATTGGTGACGCAGGCCGCGGTCCCCCACCTGGGTGAAGGCGCCAGCATCATCAACATCGGCTCGGTGGCCAGCAGCGTGACTCCGCCCGACACCACGGTCTACTCCGGCACCAAGGGCGCGGTTGACGCCATCACCGGAGTCCTTTCCAAGGAACTTGGGCCGCGCAGGATCCGCGTTAACTCGATTAACCCCGGGATGGTCGAGACGGAAGGCGTCCACACCGCCGGGTTCCTGAATTCCGACTTTGCGAAAGCGACCGTCGCCCAGACACCACTCGGCCGCATCGGCCAGGGGCACGACATCGCCACTGTCGCCGCGTTCCTTGCCTCCGATGATTCGAACTGGCTGACCGGCGAGATCATCCGCGCCGGCGGCGGACTCCACTAA
- a CDS encoding ArsR/SmtB family transcription factor: MRPLFHPKLEEITVEGILHALSDPARAALFVEIVEQACPRNCTDSPTVRTRHIPKSTLSQHLKVLREAGLIRGERHGVEMRNAARCAEIEGRFPGLLRAIVTAHAIQEKCRGAS; encoded by the coding sequence GTGCGGCCTCTGTTCCACCCCAAACTCGAGGAGATCACCGTGGAGGGGATCCTGCATGCCTTGTCGGATCCGGCCAGGGCCGCCCTCTTTGTCGAGATCGTGGAACAGGCGTGTCCGCGCAACTGTACGGATTCTCCGACAGTCAGGACCCGGCACATACCGAAATCGACACTCTCCCAGCACCTCAAGGTCCTGCGGGAGGCCGGCCTGATCCGGGGGGAGCGGCACGGGGTGGAGATGCGCAACGCTGCCCGGTGCGCGGAGATTGAAGGCCGGTTTCCGGGCCTGCTGCGGGCGATTGTGACCGCGCACGCGATCCAGGAGAAGTGCCGGGGTGCAAGCTGA
- a CDS encoding PadR family transcriptional regulator: MDEQNTDLIQGTLDMLILKSLDLEPMHGFGIARRIEQVSRGVFKVNPGSLLTAFQRLERMGWLDSEWRQTENARKAKFYRLTQTGRKQLGVETANWNRRASAIARLLKAEG, translated from the coding sequence ATGGACGAACAAAACACAGACCTTATCCAGGGCACCCTGGACATGCTCATTCTGAAATCGCTCGATCTGGAGCCCATGCACGGCTTCGGCATTGCCCGCCGGATCGAGCAGGTCTCGCGCGGAGTGTTCAAGGTGAATCCCGGCTCGCTGCTGACCGCCTTTCAGCGGCTGGAGCGCATGGGCTGGCTGGACTCCGAGTGGCGCCAGACCGAGAACGCCCGCAAAGCGAAGTTCTACCGCCTGACCCAGACAGGCAGGAAGCAGTTAGGGGTAGAGACGGCGAACTGGAACCGCCGGGCATCCGCCATCGCGCGCCTCCTGAAAGCCGAAGGCTAG
- a CDS encoding SpoIIE family protein phosphatase, whose protein sequence is MHGNRGSSAEELLEQIVSAVREFGGPEPQDDVTLLVARGRPS, encoded by the coding sequence CTGCACGGGAATCGGGGCAGCAGTGCGGAAGAACTCCTGGAGCAGATTGTGAGCGCGGTGCGCGAGTTCGGCGGGCCGGAGCCCCAGGACGACGTCACTCTCCTGGTGGCGAGGGGCCGTCCCTCGTAA
- a CDS encoding oxygen-binding di-iron domain-containing protein gives MIADQLTGTQVDEVAAGIYRISTRMDVIPGGFTFNSYLIEDEEPLLFHTGYRKLFPTTLAAIQKVMPVTKLRWAGGSHFESDEFGALNDLLAAAPEATAFGSEVGVMTSLNDFAVRTPRGLGDGEEFSIGSRRMKWIYTPHVPHGWDCGILFDLSTGTLLCGDLFTQPGADLPPVTESEVLSASEGMRGMMDYYAQAPTTKGILERLADLNPSTLACQHGSAYRGDGASLLRELSSILEGERNRTLDSAGSR, from the coding sequence TTGATCGCAGATCAGCTCACAGGCACCCAGGTCGACGAGGTCGCGGCCGGGATCTACCGCATATCGACCCGCATGGACGTGATCCCGGGCGGATTCACCTTCAATTCCTACCTGATCGAGGACGAAGAGCCGCTGCTATTCCACACCGGGTACCGGAAGCTGTTTCCGACGACACTGGCCGCCATCCAAAAAGTGATGCCTGTCACAAAGCTGCGCTGGGCCGGAGGATCGCACTTCGAAAGCGATGAGTTTGGCGCGCTGAACGACCTGCTGGCAGCGGCGCCGGAGGCGACTGCATTTGGGTCGGAGGTCGGGGTGATGACTTCGCTGAATGACTTTGCCGTGCGGACTCCGCGCGGATTGGGCGATGGGGAGGAGTTCTCGATTGGGAGCCGGCGCATGAAGTGGATCTACACGCCACATGTGCCGCATGGCTGGGATTGCGGCATCCTGTTCGATCTCTCGACCGGGACCCTGCTCTGCGGGGATCTGTTCACGCAACCCGGCGCGGACCTGCCGCCCGTGACGGAGTCGGAGGTTCTCAGCGCCAGCGAAGGGATGCGCGGAATGATGGACTATTACGCCCAGGCGCCAACGACAAAGGGGATCCTGGAACGGCTGGCCGACCTGAATCCGTCGACGCTGGCGTGCCAGCACGGGAGCGCCTATCGCGGAGATGGAGCCTCACTGTTGCGGGAGCTGTCTTCGATCCTCGAAGGGGAACGGAACAGGACTCTCGATTCGGCCGGATCACGGTAG
- a CDS encoding ASCH domain-containing protein: MVFTKRLRDGVRRGEITCSVRIWQRPHVKAGCRYRMEEGAIEVDSITPIGLPDITPQLARESGFLGVVDLLKVAKHGPGENIYLIRFHYLPPAADPPAHKAK, translated from the coding sequence ATGGTGTTCACCAAACGGCTGCGCGACGGAGTGCGCCGCGGCGAAATCACTTGCAGCGTCCGGATCTGGCAGCGCCCGCACGTCAAGGCCGGCTGCCGGTATCGAATGGAAGAGGGTGCGATCGAGGTGGACTCCATCACTCCCATCGGCCTGCCTGACATCACTCCGCAACTGGCGCGGGAGTCCGGCTTCCTGGGCGTGGTCGATCTCCTGAAAGTCGCCAAGCACGGCCCTGGCGAGAATATCTACCTGATCCGGTTCCACTACCTGCCCCCCGCCGCCGATCCTCCGGCCCACAAGGCGAAATAG
- a CDS encoding SDR family NAD(P)-dependent oxidoreductase: protein MGKLEGKVAVITAATSGMALATAKRFVEEGAYVFITGRRQNKLDEAVKLIGRNVTGVQGDAANLADLDRLYETVQREKGKIDVLFASAGQGEFAKIGEVTEEHFDKTFDLNVRGTLFTVQKALPLFNNNGSIILNGSIASIKGFPSFGVYSASKAAVRSFARTWLLELKDRGIRVNVISPGTIDTPALDPLGPDAKEFFKTQIPRGEMGRPEEIAATAVFLGSSESSFVNGIELFVDGGTAQV, encoded by the coding sequence ATGGGAAAGCTTGAAGGAAAAGTAGCAGTCATCACCGCCGCCACCTCCGGCATGGCACTCGCCACTGCCAAACGCTTCGTGGAAGAGGGCGCGTACGTCTTCATCACGGGACGCCGCCAGAACAAGCTGGATGAAGCCGTGAAGCTCATCGGCAGGAACGTAACGGGCGTCCAGGGCGATGCCGCGAATCTGGCCGACCTGGACCGTCTCTATGAGACTGTCCAGCGCGAAAAGGGGAAGATCGACGTCCTCTTCGCCAGCGCCGGGCAGGGCGAGTTCGCCAAGATCGGGGAGGTCACCGAGGAGCACTTCGACAAGACCTTCGACCTCAACGTACGCGGTACCCTCTTCACCGTCCAGAAGGCGCTGCCGCTCTTCAACAACAACGGCTCCATTATCCTGAACGGCTCCATCGCCAGCATCAAGGGCTTCCCGTCCTTTGGCGTATACAGTGCCAGCAAGGCGGCGGTCCGCTCGTTCGCGCGCACCTGGCTGTTGGAGTTGAAGGATCGCGGCATCCGCGTGAACGTCATCAGCCCCGGCACCATCGACACGCCGGCCCTGGACCCCCTCGGCCCTGACGCGAAGGAGTTCTTTAAGACGCAGATCCCCCGCGGCGAGATGGGACGCCCGGAAGAGATCGCGGCCACCGCGGTCTTTCTCGGCTCCAGCGAATCCAGCTTCGTCAACGGCATCGAACTCTTCGTCGACGGCGGTACGGCCCAGGTCTAG
- a CDS encoding DUF2760 domain-containing protein produces MAFRAFFGILGGSLAEDIAQAHGYSKTPVKKAPEPPKEPVLKPEAGAMQVLGILQRDARLLDFVMEDITPFSDDQVGAAVRSLHDQSQEALRKYFKLAPVIDGVEGTFTKPESAGALAKDASAIKFVGNLPAQGKPTGGLLRHKGWRVDSTMLPTLNPKTNLSILAPAELEVE; encoded by the coding sequence ATGGCTTTTCGTGCGTTTTTCGGTATTCTGGGAGGCTCTCTCGCAGAGGACATCGCACAGGCGCACGGGTATTCGAAGACCCCGGTGAAGAAGGCTCCTGAACCGCCCAAGGAGCCGGTGCTGAAACCGGAGGCCGGAGCCATGCAAGTGCTTGGCATTCTTCAGCGGGACGCCCGCCTGCTGGATTTTGTCATGGAAGACATCACGCCGTTCTCTGACGACCAGGTGGGCGCCGCGGTGCGGTCGCTGCACGACCAGTCACAGGAGGCTTTGCGGAAGTATTTCAAGCTGGCCCCGGTGATCGACGGGGTGGAAGGCACGTTCACCAAGCCCGAGTCGGCGGGCGCGCTCGCCAAGGATGCCTCGGCCATCAAGTTCGTCGGCAATCTGCCGGCGCAGGGCAAGCCAACGGGCGGACTGCTGCGGCACAAGGGCTGGCGGGTGGACTCCACCATGCTGCCCACGCTGAATCCCAAGACGAACCTGTCGATTCTGGCTCCGGCGGAGTTGGAAGTCGAGTAG
- a CDS encoding methyltransferase domain-containing protein, with protein MGKFSFWAAVSALCLLGLAAGASGAQMPDEEVWQQFLGWLAKAPPSDNPRTLLAEYRKHLIAGGTDEPAAVRQINTITALMRTRQDGWQVIFNNIYSSAGTGFSTRPNALLMSAIEGRPAGRALDAGMGQGRNSVFLALKGWTVTGFDVSDAGLAIARKNAEKAGVQITAVQKSEKEFDYGVAQWDLMVFTYVPFAVENADYVQRLKSALRPGGLVVIESFASDTGSAGRRPVDIDPVALRKAFEGFRIEKLDDVTDAPDWTTDKVRLVRMIAEKKR; from the coding sequence ATGGGCAAGTTCAGTTTCTGGGCCGCGGTTTCCGCGCTGTGTCTGCTGGGTTTGGCGGCCGGCGCTTCCGGCGCACAGATGCCGGATGAGGAAGTATGGCAGCAGTTTCTTGGCTGGCTGGCCAAGGCTCCGCCGAGCGACAATCCGCGCACGCTGCTAGCGGAGTACCGGAAGCACCTGATCGCCGGCGGAACTGACGAGCCGGCCGCGGTTCGTCAAATCAATACCATCACCGCCCTGATGCGCACCCGCCAGGATGGCTGGCAGGTCATCTTCAACAACATCTACTCCAGTGCCGGCACAGGCTTCAGCACGCGTCCCAATGCGCTGTTGATGTCGGCGATTGAGGGGCGGCCGGCGGGGCGGGCGCTGGACGCCGGCATGGGCCAGGGCAGAAACTCCGTATTCCTCGCCCTGAAGGGGTGGACTGTTACCGGATTCGATGTGTCCGACGCCGGGCTGGCGATTGCGCGGAAGAATGCGGAGAAGGCCGGTGTGCAGATCACGGCTGTGCAGAAGAGCGAGAAGGAGTTCGACTACGGCGTGGCTCAGTGGGACCTGATGGTCTTCACGTATGTGCCGTTTGCCGTGGAGAACGCGGACTATGTTCAGCGGCTGAAGAGCGCGTTGCGGCCGGGCGGGCTGGTAGTGATCGAGAGCTTCGCCTCGGATACGGGCAGCGCCGGGCGGCGTCCAGTGGACATCGATCCCGTGGCGCTGAGGAAGGCGTTCGAGGGATTCCGCATTGAGAAGCTGGACGATGTGACGGATGCTCCGGATTGGACGACCGACAAGGTCCGGCTGGTGCGGATGATCGCCGAGAAGAAGCGCTGA
- a CDS encoding gluconate 2-dehydrogenase subunit 3 family protein yields MSPEQAVLLEAWVDALIPSDQDAGARDAGVVQYIDRQLARKYKRQQPAYREALAAINLLAEGQFAQITLEERTEFLTAMEKGEAPKTLFPDGGKAIFEMVLAHTMQGFYGSPRHGGNKDYASWKMIGVPPLPVRGRQQYEVKS; encoded by the coding sequence TTGTCTCCGGAACAGGCGGTGCTGCTCGAAGCCTGGGTGGACGCCCTCATCCCGTCTGATCAGGATGCCGGAGCCCGCGATGCCGGCGTCGTACAGTACATCGATCGCCAACTCGCCCGTAAGTACAAACGCCAGCAACCGGCCTATCGCGAAGCCCTCGCCGCGATTAACCTGCTGGCCGAAGGCCAGTTCGCCCAGATTACCCTCGAGGAGCGGACGGAATTTCTCACTGCCATGGAAAAGGGCGAGGCTCCGAAAACCCTCTTTCCCGATGGCGGCAAAGCCATTTTCGAAATGGTGCTCGCGCATACAATGCAGGGCTTCTACGGCAGCCCGCGCCACGGCGGCAACAAGGATTATGCCTCCTGGAAAATGATCGGCGTCCCCCCCCTGCCGGTCCGCGGCCGCCAGCAATATGAGGTGAAATCGTGA
- a CDS encoding RNA polymerase sigma factor, which translates to MVTGQTDTELVLRIGAGADREAEAELVRRMAPRIRLYGLRHLRAEHAADDLMQQVLITTLETLRAGRLREPEKLASFVLGTCRMTVLDLRRGAQRKERLLEQYAAGLRVPAGPSLPHLDREQLARCVRKLKERERSVVVMTFYGDRDGPDVARSLGLSEANVRVIRHRAVHQLRECMGVPA; encoded by the coding sequence ATGGTCACTGGGCAGACTGATACCGAACTGGTGTTGCGAATTGGTGCCGGAGCCGACCGCGAAGCGGAAGCCGAACTTGTCCGCCGCATGGCTCCGCGGATTCGCCTGTACGGCTTGCGCCACTTGCGGGCGGAACACGCCGCGGACGATCTCATGCAGCAGGTCCTCATCACCACGCTGGAGACCCTGCGGGCCGGCCGCCTGCGCGAGCCCGAAAAACTCGCGTCCTTCGTCCTGGGTACCTGCCGCATGACGGTGCTCGACCTCCGCCGCGGCGCGCAAAGAAAGGAGCGGCTGCTGGAGCAATATGCAGCTGGCCTGCGCGTACCGGCCGGACCGTCCTTGCCGCACCTCGACAGGGAGCAGCTCGCCCGCTGCGTGCGAAAGCTGAAAGAGCGCGAACGTTCGGTTGTCGTGATGACCTTCTACGGCGATCGGGACGGTCCGGATGTGGCGCGGTCGCTTGGTCTCTCCGAGGCCAATGTCCGCGTGATTCGCCACCGCGCGGTCCATCAATTGCGCGAATGCATGGGGGTGCCCGCATGA